GAAAACGATGGCGCCGCCAACGGGCACCTCCATCGGTTGACTGGCGAAGACGCCCTCCAGGGCGTGGATGGGCGAACCCGCCGTGACCACCTTGGTGCGTTCGCGACAGGTGGAGTGGATGACGTCCTTCACCTCGACCACCTTGTGATCCTCGACGCCGATGAGGACGGTGGTGTTGCCCTCCCGCAGGAAGCCTCCCGTCGAGGCGAGCTTGGTGGACTGGAAGCCCCGTTCGCCG
The Trueperaceae bacterium DNA segment above includes these coding regions:
- a CDS encoding cyclic-di-AMP receptor, whose protein sequence is MKLILAIVQDADAARLQEALGERGFQSTKLASTGGFLREGNTTVLIGVEDHKVVEVKDVIHSTCRERTKVVTAGSPIHALEGVFASQPMEVPVGGAIVFVLSTDEFVRI